One window of the Daphnia pulex isolate KAP4 chromosome 8, ASM2113471v1 genome contains the following:
- the LOC124200860 gene encoding angiotensin-converting enzyme-like: MAFLGDDNMLILEKKIFLYWWSVARMRFTAFVVICCCASFNYARHLKTDQLTGEYAVLRSKRSIVEDEALAREYLSAHNVKSSEMCYKTNVAEWRFASDITDENERLKLEQSLVAARFEKEAWKNITSFNWKPFTDPDLKRKFKLLSVLGPSALPEGKLTQYRKTIDAMEKIYSTAKICSFTNPGDCGMNLDPEITEKMSKSRNFDELKHVWQQWHEQSGGKMRHHYEKFVELSNEAARMNNFSDTGAYWLQNYESDTFKEDIEGLWQTIRPFYLQLHAYVRAKLRAHYGEDKVPKNQPIPAHLLGNMWAQSWGNIDDLVTPYPGKTSIDVTPEMLKQGYTPKKMFEMSEEFFTSMGLLPTPPEFWSGSIIEKLVGKEMVCHASAWDFCNGKDFRIKQCTKVTMEDFIVVHHEMGHIQYFLQYKNLPLVYRDGANSGFHEAVGDSLALSVQTTKHLKEIGLLDKSTPQDQEATINYLLATALEKIAFFPFAYIMDKWRWDVFDGSVKSTDYNGHWWKLREKYQGIRSPVTRSENDFDPGAKYHIAANVEYIRYFVSFVIQFQFYKSLCTTAGQYDPHNPSQPLHECDFYRNKEAGAKLGTMLAMGASRPWPEAMRAVTGQDRMDASAFREYFKPLEVWLIAKNKELGEPVGWDSDQ, translated from the exons ATGGCATTTCTTGGGGACGACAATATGTTGATTttagagaagaaaatattcc TTTACTGGTGGTCAGTCGCCAGAATGCGTTTCACTGCGTTCGTCGTCATTTGCTGCTGTGCCAGTTTTAATTATGCCCGTCATCTCAAGACAGACCAACT GACTGGTGAGTATGCGGTGCTACGGTCGAAAAGGTCAATCGTGGAAGACGAAGCCCTTGCTAGGGAGTACCTGTCAGCCCACAATGTAAAATCTTCCGAAATGTGTTACAAGACTAACGTTGCGGAGTGGAGATTCGCTTCGGACATCACCGACGAGAACGAACGACTCAAa TTGGAGCAAAGTTTAGTTGCCGCTCGTTTTGAGAAAGAAGCTTGGAAGAATATAACCAGTTTCAATTGGAAACCGTTCACTGACCCCGATTTGAAACGCAAATTTAAACTCTTATCCGTTTTGGGTCCTTCTGCCCTCCCAGAGGGTAAACTAACGCAG TACCGCAAAACAATTGACGCCATGGAGAAGATTTACAGCACGGCCAAAATCTGTTCCTTCACCAATCCGGGCGATTGCGGAATGAATCTCGATCCTG AAATTACGGAGAAAATGAGCAAAAGTCGTAACTTTGACGAGTTGAAACATGTTTGGCAGCAGTGGCACGAACAGAGTGGCGGTAAAATGCGGCATCATTACGAAAAATTCGTCGAACTCAGCAACGAAGCCGCTCGAATGAATA ATTTCAGCGACACGGGAGCTTATTGGCTACAGAATTATGAGTCGGACACATTCAAGGAAGATATCGAGGGGCTGTGGCAGACCATCAGACCGTTTTACCTTCAACTTCACGCCTACGTCCGGGCCAAACTCCGAGCTCATTACGGAGAAGACAAGGTCCCCAAAAATCAACCCATACCCGCACATCTTCTGGGCAATATGTGGGCCCAATCATGGGGGAATATCGACGACTTGGTTACGCCATATCCAGGGAAAACTTCCATTGATGTCACTCCTGAGATGTTGAAGCAA GGTTACACcccaaagaaaatgtttgaaatgtcgGAAGAATTCTTCACCTCGATGGGTTTGCTGCCGACTCCGCCCGAATTTTGGAGCGGATCCATCATCGAGAAACTGGTGGGTAAGGAAATGGTGTGTCACGCTTCTGCTTGGGACTTTTGCAACGGCAAGGATTTCAGGATCAAGCAATGCACCAAGGTCACCATGGAGGACTTTATTGTCGTCCATCACGAAATGGGACACATCCAGTACTTTTTACAGTACAAAAATCTTCCGCTAGTCTACAGGGACGGAGCCAATTCTG GTTTTCACGAAGCTGTAGGCGATTCTCTAGCCCTCTCTGTCCAGACCACCAAACA TCTTAAGGAAATCGGATTATTAGACAAATCAACACCCCAAGATCAGGAAGCGACCATCAATTACCTATTGGCGACAGCTTTGGAAAAAATCGCCTTTTTCCCATTTGCGTACATCATGGACAAGTGGCGCTGGGATGTGTTTGACGGGTCCGTTAAATCGACCGATTACAATGGTCATTGGTGGAAGCTTCg TGAGAAGTACCAAGGCATCCGATCGCCAGTAACAAGATccgaaaatgatttcgatcCCGGAGCAAAATATCATATTGCAGCCAACGTCGAGTACATTAG GTATTTTGTGAGCTTCGTTATCCAGTTCCAGTTTTACAAATCCCTGTGCACGACAGCCGGACAATATGATCCGCACAATCCATCCCAACCACTTCACGAGTGCGACTTTTACAGGAACAAAGAAGCAGGAGCCAAATTAGG AACGATGTTGGCTATGGGAGCTTCCCGACCTTGGCCAGAAGCGATGCGAGCCGTCACGGGACAAGATCGCATGGACGCCAGCGCTTTCCGTGAATATTTTAAGCCCCTGGAGGTGTGGCTGATAGCCAAGAACAAGGAACTTGGCGAACCTGTCGGATGGGATTCAGATCAGTAA